From Sphingomonas hengshuiensis, one genomic window encodes:
- the phoA gene encoding alkaline phosphatase, which translates to MISRIALVALLALSAQPALAQDSAPDLARGARGDIREPGGARRLAGDMRATYRTLSAEGEVRNVILLIGDGMGDSEITLARNYAEGAGGYFKGIDALPFTGQYTHYSLDRDTGKPNYVTDSAASATAWASGVKSYNGAIGVDLRGTPQATLIERARAAGLGTGNVSTAEIQDATPGAQIAHVAFRSCYAPAVTSKTCPKEALENGGAGSITEQMLNTRADLVLGGGAASFAETATAGTYKGKTLFEQAQARGYRVVRNAAELDAATRADDKQPLIGLFADGNMPVRWIGPKASLHGNIDQPAITCQPNGARGATIPTLAAMTRKAIALLKDKPKGFFLQVEGASIDKQDHAANPCGQIGETVDLDEAVQVALEFARADGHTLVIVTADHAHTSQIVGNGTRAPGLSAALNTREGGVMTVTYGTAEEGSQAHTGTQLRIAAYGPHAVNVSGLLDQTDLHYIIRDALKLD; encoded by the coding sequence ATGATCTCGCGTATCGCCCTTGTTGCCCTGCTCGCTTTGTCTGCCCAGCCCGCCTTGGCGCAGGATTCGGCGCCCGATCTGGCGCGCGGTGCACGCGGCGATATCCGCGAACCCGGCGGTGCGCGGCGGCTCGCCGGAGACATGCGCGCCACCTATCGCACGCTCAGCGCCGAGGGCGAGGTCCGCAACGTCATCCTGCTGATCGGCGATGGCATGGGCGATTCGGAGATCACGCTGGCGCGCAACTATGCCGAGGGCGCGGGCGGCTATTTCAAGGGCATCGACGCGCTGCCCTTCACTGGCCAGTACACGCACTATTCGCTCGACCGCGACACCGGCAAACCCAATTACGTGACCGACAGCGCGGCGTCGGCGACCGCCTGGGCCTCGGGCGTCAAGAGCTATAACGGCGCGATCGGCGTCGATCTTCGTGGCACGCCGCAGGCGACGTTGATCGAGCGTGCGCGGGCGGCGGGGCTGGGCACCGGAAACGTCTCGACCGCCGAAATCCAGGACGCGACGCCGGGCGCGCAGATCGCCCATGTTGCGTTTCGCAGCTGCTATGCGCCGGCTGTGACCAGCAAGACCTGCCCGAAGGAAGCGCTCGAGAATGGCGGCGCCGGCTCGATCACCGAGCAAATGCTGAACACCCGCGCCGATCTGGTGCTGGGCGGTGGCGCGGCGAGCTTCGCCGAGACGGCGACAGCGGGCACGTACAAGGGCAAGACGCTGTTCGAGCAGGCGCAGGCGCGCGGCTATCGCGTCGTCCGCAACGCCGCCGAGCTCGACGCGGCCACACGCGCCGACGACAAGCAGCCGCTGATCGGCCTGTTCGCCGACGGCAACATGCCCGTTCGCTGGATCGGGCCAAAGGCGAGCCTCCACGGCAATATCGATCAGCCCGCGATCACGTGCCAGCCCAATGGCGCGCGCGGCGCGACGATACCGACGCTGGCGGCAATGACGCGCAAGGCGATCGCGCTGCTCAAGGACAAGCCCAAGGGCTTTTTCCTTCAAGTCGAAGGCGCGTCGATCGACAAGCAGGACCATGCCGCCAACCCCTGCGGCCAGATCGGCGAGACCGTCGATCTCGACGAAGCGGTTCAGGTCGCGCTGGAGTTCGCGCGGGCCGATGGTCACACGCTGGTGATCGTCACTGCCGACCATGCGCATACCAGCCAGATCGTCGGCAACGGCACTCGCGCACCCGGACTGTCCGCCGCGCTGAACACGCGCGAAGGCGGCGTGATGACGGTGACCTATGGCACGGCGGAAGAGGGATCGCAGGCGCATACCGGCACGCAATTGCGCATCGCGGCCTATGGCCCGCACGCCGTCAATGTCAGCGGCCTGCTCGATCAGACCGACCTGCACTATATCATCCGGGATGCGCTGAAGCTCGATTAA
- a CDS encoding type I restriction endonuclease subunit R: MSRLHEEISFESEVCTILASKGWLYAAGDAQAYDRKRALFPADLLAWLQEAQPKAWESLTTLHGASAEALLLDRVRKSLDDRGTLDVLRNGVDTIGVRGTIQLAQFKPAMGMNPDIIARYSANRLRVVRQVRYSLANENCIDLVLFLNGLPVATVELKTDFTQSVQDAVDQYKHDRLPQLKGHEREPLLSFPSGALVHFAVSNREVMMTTKLAGPATHFLPFNQGDHGGKGNPALPFGHATSYLWEQVWQRDSWLELLGRYLVTQRDDKKAIRAIIFPRYHQLDVTRKLQAAVLQEGVGAKYLVQHSAGSGKTNSIAWTAHFLSELHDANDEKLFSTVIVVSDRRVIDGQLQDALFDFQRTTGVVETIKSESGSKSAQLADALKAGKKIIVCTIQTFPFALQAVRDLAATDGKRFAVIADEAHSSQTGEAAAKLKEVLSPEEIAELQDGGEIDTEDLLAAQMAARASDTGVTYVAFTATPKAKTLQLFGRVKQPGGLPEPFHVYSMRQAIEEGFILDVLKNYTPYKLAFRLAHGGKELDDTEVERSAATKGIMQWVSLHPYNIAQKVQIVVEHFRENVQPLLDGKAKAMVVLASRKEAVRWKLAIDRYIKGKGYPLGTLVAFSGEVNDPDSSPEPLSETSKALNPNLKGRDIRDAFKATEYHLLLVANKFQTGFDQPLLCGMYVDRRLAGVQAVQTLSRLNRAHPGKDTTYILDFVNSSQEVLAAFRTYYETAALEGVTDPNLVYDMRAKLDAGGWYDSFEVDRVATVAMDPKSTQGDLAGALGPVADRLLKRFAAAKAAKEAADALGDEKAAQTASDEMGTLTLFKTDAQTFIRIYTFLSQMFDYGNTDIEKRFLFFKYLVRLLDFGRERVAVDVSQLQLTHHLLSKLHKQPMQMGGEPPKLAPVGDAGSGSIQEKQKALLREIIQRVNDLFDGELTDGDQLVYVNDVIKGKLLESEELVTQALNNSKSQFAASPTLDNELLNAVIEALDAHQKMSQQALGSSTVRAGLKDVLLGPGQLYELLRDRAPGAGGIRELR; encoded by the coding sequence ATGAGCCGCCTCCACGAGGAGATCAGCTTCGAGAGCGAGGTCTGCACGATCCTCGCCTCCAAGGGCTGGCTGTACGCGGCAGGCGACGCGCAGGCCTATGACCGCAAGCGCGCGCTGTTCCCGGCCGATCTGCTCGCCTGGCTACAGGAGGCCCAGCCCAAGGCCTGGGAGAGCCTGACCACGCTGCACGGCGCCTCGGCAGAGGCGCTGCTGCTCGACCGCGTGCGCAAGTCGCTGGACGACCGCGGGACGCTCGACGTGCTGCGCAACGGCGTCGACACCATCGGCGTGCGCGGCACGATCCAGCTTGCCCAGTTCAAGCCGGCAATGGGCATGAACCCGGACATTATCGCCCGCTACAGCGCCAATCGGCTCCGCGTGGTGCGGCAGGTTCGCTACAGCCTCGCCAACGAGAATTGCATCGATCTGGTGCTGTTCCTCAACGGCCTCCCCGTCGCCACGGTGGAGCTGAAGACCGATTTCACCCAGTCGGTGCAGGACGCGGTCGACCAGTATAAGCACGACCGGCTGCCGCAGCTTAAGGGGCATGAACGCGAGCCGCTGCTGAGCTTCCCATCGGGTGCGCTGGTCCACTTCGCTGTCTCGAACCGCGAAGTGATGATGACGACCAAGCTGGCGGGGCCGGCCACGCACTTCCTGCCGTTCAACCAGGGCGATCATGGCGGCAAGGGCAACCCCGCGCTGCCCTTCGGCCATGCCACATCGTATCTGTGGGAGCAGGTGTGGCAGCGCGACAGCTGGCTGGAGCTGCTGGGCCGCTACCTCGTCACCCAGCGCGACGACAAAAAGGCCATTCGGGCGATCATCTTCCCGCGCTATCACCAGCTCGACGTGACGCGGAAGCTGCAGGCGGCGGTCCTCCAGGAGGGCGTGGGCGCCAAGTACCTCGTCCAGCACTCGGCGGGATCGGGCAAGACCAACTCCATCGCCTGGACCGCGCACTTCCTCTCCGAGCTCCACGACGCGAACGACGAGAAGCTGTTTTCGACGGTGATCGTCGTGTCCGACCGGCGGGTGATCGACGGGCAGCTTCAGGACGCACTGTTCGATTTCCAGCGCACCACGGGCGTTGTCGAGACGATCAAGAGCGAGAGCGGCAGCAAGAGCGCGCAGCTGGCCGACGCGCTCAAGGCTGGCAAGAAGATCATCGTCTGCACGATCCAGACCTTCCCCTTTGCGCTCCAGGCGGTGCGGGATCTGGCGGCGACCGACGGCAAGCGCTTCGCGGTGATCGCGGACGAGGCGCACAGCTCGCAGACGGGCGAGGCAGCGGCGAAGCTCAAGGAAGTGCTCTCGCCGGAGGAGATTGCCGAGCTCCAGGACGGCGGCGAGATCGACACCGAAGACCTGCTGGCGGCACAGATGGCGGCGCGGGCGAGCGACACCGGCGTGACCTATGTCGCCTTCACCGCAACCCCCAAGGCGAAGACGTTGCAGCTCTTCGGGCGCGTGAAGCAGCCGGGCGGCCTGCCGGAGCCCTTTCACGTCTATTCGATGCGCCAGGCCATCGAAGAGGGCTTCATCCTCGACGTGCTCAAGAACTACACGCCCTATAAGCTCGCGTTCCGGCTGGCGCATGGCGGCAAGGAACTGGACGACACCGAGGTCGAGCGTTCGGCAGCGACGAAGGGCATCATGCAGTGGGTGAGCCTGCACCCCTACAACATCGCGCAGAAGGTCCAGATCGTCGTCGAGCATTTCCGTGAGAATGTGCAGCCGCTGCTCGACGGTAAGGCCAAGGCCATGGTGGTGCTGGCGAGCCGCAAGGAAGCGGTTCGGTGGAAGCTGGCCATCGACCGCTACATCAAGGGCAAGGGCTATCCGCTGGGCACGCTCGTCGCCTTTTCGGGCGAGGTGAACGATCCGGATTCGTCGCCGGAGCCGCTGAGCGAGACGAGCAAGGCGCTCAACCCGAACCTGAAGGGCCGCGACATCCGCGACGCCTTCAAGGCCACCGAGTATCACCTGCTGCTCGTCGCGAACAAGTTCCAGACCGGGTTCGACCAGCCGCTGCTGTGCGGCATGTATGTCGACCGGCGCCTGGCGGGCGTTCAGGCGGTGCAGACGCTGTCGCGCCTCAACCGTGCCCATCCGGGCAAGGACACGACCTATATCCTCGATTTCGTGAACAGCTCGCAGGAGGTGCTCGCCGCGTTCCGCACCTATTATGAGACGGCAGCGCTCGAAGGCGTCACCGATCCCAACCTTGTCTACGACATGCGCGCGAAGCTCGATGCCGGCGGCTGGTACGACAGCTTCGAGGTGGATCGCGTGGCGACCGTCGCGATGGACCCGAAGTCCACCCAGGGGGACCTTGCCGGGGCGCTCGGGCCGGTCGCGGATCGCCTGCTGAAGCGCTTCGCCGCAGCCAAGGCCGCCAAGGAGGCCGCCGACGCGCTTGGCGACGAGAAGGCTGCCCAGACGGCAAGCGACGAGATGGGCACGCTCACGCTCTTCAAGACCGACGCGCAGACCTTCATCCGCATCTACACCTTCCTCAGCCAGATGTTCGACTATGGCAACACGGACATCGAGAAGCGTTTCCTGTTCTTCAAATACCTCGTGCGGCTGCTCGATTTCGGGCGGGAGCGCGTGGCGGTGGACGTGTCGCAGCTGCAGCTCACGCACCACCTGCTGAGCAAGCTCCACAAGCAGCCAATGCAGATGGGCGGAGAGCCCCCGAAACTCGCGCCAGTAGGCGACGCAGGGTCGGGGTCGATACAGGAGAAACAAAAGGCTCTCCTCCGCGAGATCATCCAGCGCGTGAACGACCTCTTCGACGGCGAACTCACCGACGGCGATCAGCTCGTCTACGTGAATGACGTCATCAAGGGCAAGCTGCTGGAGTCCGAGGAGCTGGTTACGCAGGCGCTGAATAACAGCAAATCGCAGTTTGCCGCGTCGCCGACGCTGGACAATGAGCTGCTCAACGCGGTCATTGAGGCGCTCGACGCCCACCAGAAAATGAGCCAGCAGGCGCTGGGCTCGTCTACGGTCCGAGCAGGCCTGAAGGATGTCCTGTTGGGCCCTGGCCAGCTCTACGAACTGCTTCGAGATCGCGCTCCTGGGGCTGGGGGAATCCGTGAGTTGAGGTGA
- a CDS encoding TonB-dependent receptor, with amino-acid sequence MYNKFSRFERATHLLAGVALAALTIVPAAAQTVPPVDADANEAGEEIVVSGYRRSLDEAIEIKRNTVGFSDSIVATDIADFPEQNLSEALQRIPGVTIERERGLGTRVNVRGLPSEFTFVSINKLATASGSGGRDVEFDIFASELIQSVTVQKSPTAADEEGGIAGSVSIRTARPFDNPGLRLVGSVEGAYNSISEKIDPNFSFLASNTFGDFGVLVSVAKQQRTNRTDSNSGINFRPIARWTDRTGSGAVYRDQAIAVLQRDAGITFTNADKNKIVFLDKVGDRVYQNDQDRLGLSGSVQYKPSETFSLAFDAFIGSYDSVEDEYDAAGYSASSNSTLETIHEVDKTTLSSAGIIVLRDVSYTNTQHEFLSKQYINETDYRQFGGELNWETGNWKINALGGYSGAKKTIDYANLKHVAYAPSRTRYTETGGETIPSANPRTIDMYNAPASYLFEAYETTREQIEDDKYAAQLDLTYGFDSSVLKRFNVGGRYTNKTNQRQYGEEKIQGPTRGSTAYVNKRTLADSPLTNVTEIVGGKDYQVRDLAWAQVSNEYARSFFRPAGFVTPFANANYAKVSEETFAGYAMVDFEFDVAVPVFVNLGGRYLRTDIHSEGFHQIQNPNGTTGLTPAPVASDGSYEKFLPSFNAHAEITDSLVLRAAASKTLIRPALSDLAYKRTASIGNFRYTDGNPGLKPTLADQWEIGAEQYLGGGGILAASYFWKKIKGVVQSQLTGEVPNVTVYNANGTVNGVYDFDVYQPVNAEGSYDVSGIELNAVIPFGMAAKWLEGFGLNANATFLDSSLTGQSDLGIPTSPIGLSDNTYNATLFYDRGPLSLRVSYNRKGAYVERIERNMYPVYRDAYGQFDVAASYQVTRNFRVELQGINVGNAKTTGYTMDPSFPVMYESSGSRISLGVRAQF; translated from the coding sequence TTGTACAACAAATTCAGCCGCTTCGAGCGCGCCACGCATCTTCTCGCCGGAGTGGCGCTTGCCGCCCTGACGATTGTCCCGGCCGCGGCGCAGACCGTGCCGCCCGTCGACGCCGATGCCAACGAGGCCGGTGAGGAGATCGTCGTATCCGGCTATCGCCGCAGCCTGGACGAAGCGATCGAGATCAAGCGCAATACGGTTGGCTTTTCCGATTCGATCGTCGCCACCGACATCGCCGACTTTCCCGAGCAGAACCTGTCCGAGGCGCTGCAGCGCATCCCCGGCGTGACGATCGAGCGCGAGCGGGGCCTGGGCACCCGCGTCAACGTCCGCGGCCTGCCGAGCGAGTTCACCTTCGTCTCGATCAACAAGCTCGCCACCGCATCGGGTTCGGGCGGGCGTGATGTCGAGTTCGACATCTTCGCCTCCGAGCTGATCCAGTCGGTCACCGTGCAGAAGTCGCCGACCGCAGCCGACGAGGAGGGCGGCATCGCCGGCTCGGTCTCGATCCGCACCGCGCGCCCGTTCGACAATCCCGGCCTGCGCCTCGTCGGCAGCGTCGAGGGCGCGTATAATTCGATCTCGGAGAAGATCGACCCGAATTTCTCGTTCCTCGCGAGCAACACCTTTGGCGATTTCGGCGTGCTGGTGTCGGTCGCCAAGCAACAGCGGACCAACCGCACCGATTCCAATTCGGGGATCAACTTCCGGCCGATCGCGCGCTGGACCGATCGCACGGGCTCGGGCGCTGTCTATCGCGACCAGGCGATCGCCGTGCTCCAGCGCGATGCCGGCATCACCTTCACCAATGCCGACAAGAACAAGATCGTCTTCCTCGATAAGGTCGGCGACCGCGTCTATCAGAATGACCAGGATCGGCTCGGCCTGTCGGGCTCGGTCCAGTACAAGCCGAGCGAGACGTTCAGCCTCGCCTTCGACGCGTTCATCGGCTCCTATGATTCGGTCGAGGACGAATATGACGCCGCCGGCTATTCGGCGTCGAGCAACTCGACGCTCGAGACCATCCACGAAGTGGACAAGACGACGCTTTCGAGCGCCGGCATCATCGTGCTGCGCGACGTCTCCTATACCAACACCCAGCATGAATTCCTGAGCAAGCAATATATCAACGAGACCGACTATCGTCAGTTCGGCGGCGAGCTGAACTGGGAGACCGGCAACTGGAAGATCAACGCGCTGGGCGGCTATTCGGGCGCCAAGAAGACGATCGATTATGCCAATCTCAAGCACGTCGCCTATGCGCCGTCGCGGACCCGCTACACCGAGACGGGCGGCGAGACGATCCCGAGCGCCAATCCGCGCACGATCGACATGTACAATGCGCCGGCCTCCTATCTGTTCGAAGCCTATGAGACGACACGCGAGCAGATTGAGGACGATAAATATGCCGCGCAGCTCGATCTCACCTACGGCTTTGATTCGTCGGTGCTGAAGCGCTTCAATGTCGGCGGGCGCTACACCAACAAGACCAACCAGCGCCAATATGGCGAAGAGAAGATCCAGGGGCCGACGCGCGGCAGCACGGCCTATGTCAACAAGCGCACGCTTGCCGACAGCCCGCTCACCAATGTGACCGAGATCGTCGGGGGCAAGGACTATCAGGTCCGCGACCTTGCCTGGGCGCAGGTCTCCAACGAATATGCCCGCAGCTTCTTCCGTCCGGCCGGCTTCGTGACGCCGTTCGCCAACGCCAACTATGCCAAGGTCAGCGAAGAGACGTTCGCCGGCTATGCGATGGTCGATTTCGAGTTCGACGTCGCGGTGCCGGTGTTCGTGAACCTGGGTGGCCGCTACCTGCGCACCGACATCCACTCCGAGGGCTTCCACCAGATCCAGAACCCCAACGGCACGACGGGCCTGACCCCTGCGCCGGTCGCGAGCGACGGCAGCTACGAGAAGTTCCTGCCCTCGTTCAACGCGCATGCCGAGATCACCGACAGCCTGGTCCTGCGCGCTGCCGCGTCGAAGACGCTGATCCGCCCGGCGCTCTCCGACCTTGCCTATAAGCGCACCGCCAGCATCGGCAATTTCCGCTACACCGACGGCAATCCGGGCCTGAAGCCCACCTTGGCCGATCAGTGGGAAATCGGCGCCGAACAATATCTTGGCGGCGGCGGCATCCTTGCGGCGTCGTATTTCTGGAAGAAGATCAAGGGCGTGGTGCAGAGCCAGCTGACCGGCGAAGTGCCCAACGTGACGGTGTACAACGCCAACGGCACGGTCAACGGCGTCTATGATTTCGACGTCTATCAGCCGGTCAATGCCGAGGGCTCGTACGACGTGAGTGGTATCGAGCTCAATGCGGTGATCCCGTTCGGGATGGCCGCCAAGTGGCTCGAAGGCTTCGGCCTCAATGCCAACGCGACCTTCCTCGACAGCTCGCTGACCGGCCAGTCCGATCTCGGAATCCCCACCTCGCCGATCGGCCTGTCGGACAACACGTATAACGCCACGCTGTTCTACGATCGGGGCCCGCTGTCGCTGCGCGTCTCGTACAACCGCAAGGGCGCCTATGTGGAGCGGATCGAGCGCAACATGTATCCGGTGTACCGCGACGCCTATGGCCAGTTCGACGTTGCCGCCAGCTATCAGGTGACGCGCAACTTCCGCGTCGAGCTGCAGGGCATCAACGTGGGCAATGCCAAGACGACGGGCTACACGATGGATCCGTCCTTCCCCGTGATGTACGAATCCTCGGGAAGCCGCATCAGCCTGGGCGTTCGCGCGCAGTTCTGA
- a CDS encoding RNA polymerase sigma factor — MQQERVSEQTHLHRRWRPALMAFFLRRVRDHNEAEDLTQEVFLRLLNVGAHAQSPDAYVFQVAANLVTDRARRVRVRAEYREAASRQDDRHVEPIDPHRILAARAQLAAMTRALESLPERTRTIFTLYRIENMSQQMIGLGCDRAIVTMTDTNAKVTRFAQQQKVALLTAAFLRHWAGGDDVLKDRLSLEELIASIQSYAWQKQDGDWIKQIAVAKSAVVCLAPYPAFNKAISSFRFFAERAATRPQHREQALRGAFLSAALACMALDAALEKLAFEEHSTLDVCRRRQSGREGGGSGWA, encoded by the coding sequence GTGCAGCAGGAAAGGGTCAGTGAGCAGACGCATCTGCACCGCCGCTGGCGGCCGGCGCTGATGGCGTTTTTCCTGCGCCGCGTCCGCGACCATAATGAAGCCGAGGATCTGACGCAGGAAGTGTTCCTGCGGCTGCTCAATGTCGGTGCGCACGCCCAATCGCCCGATGCATATGTCTTTCAGGTCGCCGCCAATCTCGTCACCGATCGCGCCCGCCGGGTGCGGGTTCGTGCCGAGTATCGCGAGGCGGCGTCGCGGCAGGACGATCGCCATGTCGAGCCGATCGACCCGCACCGCATCCTCGCCGCACGCGCGCAACTCGCCGCGATGACCAGGGCGCTCGAAAGCCTTCCCGAACGGACCCGTACGATTTTCACGCTCTACCGCATCGAAAATATGAGCCAGCAGATGATCGGACTTGGATGCGATCGGGCCATCGTCACGATGACCGACACAAACGCCAAGGTGACGCGGTTCGCGCAGCAGCAGAAGGTCGCGCTCCTGACCGCGGCCTTCCTCCGTCACTGGGCGGGCGGCGACGATGTGCTCAAGGATCGGCTCAGTCTGGAAGAACTGATTGCCAGCATCCAATCGTACGCGTGGCAGAAGCAGGACGGCGACTGGATCAAACAAATAGCGGTTGCGAAGTCCGCCGTTGTCTGTCTCGCGCCCTACCCAGCCTTCAACAAGGCGATCAGTTCATTTCGTTTCTTTGCCGAGCGGGCCGCCACACGCCCACAACACCGGGAGCAAGCTCTCCGCGGCGCGTTCCTGTCGGCCGCGCTCGCCTGCATGGCGCTCGACGCGGCACTTGAGAAGCTGGCCTTCGAGGAGCACTCCACCCTCGACGTCTGCCGCCGTCGCCAATCCGGTCGCGAAGGCGGCGGCAGCGGATGGGCCTGA
- a CDS encoding Gfo/Idh/MocA family protein has translation MIGESISRRGFIEVGGVAAASLAATASSVASFAQTKDGAQVKGQPLPRDAKLPAEPPRRGGADSIGYAIVGLGGYALNQMMPRFSQAKRAHIAALVSGNPDKLRRVGDAYGVPEDARYSYDTFAKIAADDRVDAVYIVLPTGLHAEWAIRAFAAGKHVLCEKPMAISSKDCERMIAAARRANRKLMIAYRSHFEPYNLEAMKLMQQKAVGDIRLVRTEQAYRMGPTSPAQNWRVNRALAGGGPLEDYGLYGLQSALYLTGEMPESISATTFRPNGDPRFAEIFAHVSAQLRFPSGAVAQLVTSYDSAGGNISLVRGTDGTLIMDPATSYAGQKMRIEGPNGRAFTPGDPEVQFARQLDHLADAIRDGTQIRTAGEMGLRDLRLIEAIYASAETGRTLKVAPDGKVRR, from the coding sequence ATGATCGGTGAAAGCATTTCGCGGCGAGGGTTCATCGAAGTCGGTGGAGTGGCCGCCGCCTCGCTCGCAGCAACGGCGAGTTCGGTCGCCTCCTTTGCCCAGACAAAGGATGGCGCGCAGGTGAAGGGCCAGCCTTTGCCACGGGATGCGAAGCTCCCGGCTGAGCCGCCGCGACGCGGTGGTGCGGACAGCATTGGATACGCGATCGTCGGTCTCGGCGGCTATGCCCTCAACCAGATGATGCCGCGCTTCAGCCAGGCCAAGCGCGCGCACATTGCCGCGCTGGTCTCGGGCAACCCCGACAAGCTCCGCCGCGTCGGCGATGCCTATGGTGTCCCGGAAGACGCCCGCTATTCCTATGACACGTTCGCAAAGATCGCCGCAGACGACCGCGTCGACGCCGTCTACATCGTCCTGCCGACGGGCCTGCATGCCGAATGGGCCATCCGCGCTTTCGCTGCGGGCAAGCATGTACTGTGCGAAAAGCCGATGGCGATTTCGAGCAAAGACTGTGAGCGGATGATTGCCGCGGCGCGGCGCGCCAACCGCAAGCTGATGATCGCCTATCGATCGCATTTCGAGCCGTACAACCTCGAAGCCATGAAGCTCATGCAACAAAAGGCGGTTGGCGATATCCGGCTCGTGCGGACCGAGCAGGCCTATCGAATGGGGCCGACCAGTCCGGCCCAGAACTGGCGCGTCAATCGCGCGCTGGCGGGCGGCGGCCCGCTGGAGGATTATGGACTCTATGGCCTGCAATCGGCCCTGTATCTGACCGGCGAGATGCCCGAGAGCATCAGTGCCACCACCTTCCGGCCCAATGGCGATCCACGCTTTGCCGAGATTTTCGCGCATGTTTCTGCACAGCTGCGATTTCCGTCGGGCGCGGTTGCGCAGCTGGTCACCTCCTATGATTCGGCGGGGGGCAACATCTCGCTTGTCCGCGGCACCGATGGCACGCTGATCATGGATCCGGCGACCAGCTATGCCGGACAGAAAATGCGGATCGAAGGGCCGAATGGTCGCGCGTTCACCCCAGGCGATCCCGAGGTTCAGTTCGCGCGCCAGCTCGATCACCTTGCAGACGCCATCCGCGACGGCACGCAGATAAGGACAGCCGGAGAGATGGGGCTGCGGGACCTTCGATTGATCGAAGCGATTTATGCGTCTGCGGAGACGGGACGAACCTTGAAGGTGGCTCCGGACGGAAAAGTGCGGCGCTGA
- a CDS encoding phosphatidylinositol-specific phospholipase C1-like protein: MFWLFAPLALAAAEAPLRVNDVVMLGTHNSYKLAMPADRMAVLRKADAGSADALDYAHRPLAEQLDAGARQLELDIWYDPKGGLYADGSAEPMMQRPGFKVQHIAGFDNRASCVTLVQCLTILRLWSDAHPGHLPILLMFNTNDNGRVLKGEPYSEAAYDALDAEVRSVLAPSKLIVPDAVQGRYRTLREAVLANNWPTLAESRGKFLFALDEGAAKVALYRGARKSLEGRVFFVNAEESSPAAAYLTINDPVGDADRLARAVKANFLVRTRADADTREARTNDTHRRDAALRSGAQYISTDYLWPDARFAGGYRVTMPGGAVALCNPVRRPHGCGGAITEPPVR, encoded by the coding sequence ATGTTCTGGCTGTTCGCCCCGCTGGCGCTTGCCGCTGCAGAAGCGCCGCTGCGCGTCAACGACGTGGTGATGCTCGGCACGCACAACAGCTACAAGCTGGCGATGCCGGCCGATCGCATGGCGGTGTTGCGGAAGGCCGATGCGGGCAGCGCCGACGCGCTCGACTATGCGCACCGGCCGCTCGCCGAGCAACTCGACGCGGGTGCGCGCCAGCTCGAACTCGACATCTGGTACGATCCCAAAGGCGGGCTCTATGCCGACGGGTCCGCCGAACCGATGATGCAGCGCCCGGGCTTCAAGGTGCAGCACATCGCCGGGTTCGACAACCGGGCGAGTTGCGTCACGCTGGTCCAGTGCCTGACGATCCTCCGCCTCTGGTCCGACGCGCATCCGGGACACCTCCCGATCCTGCTCATGTTCAACACCAACGATAATGGCCGCGTCCTGAAGGGGGAGCCGTATAGCGAGGCCGCCTATGACGCACTCGATGCCGAGGTCCGCTCGGTACTCGCGCCGTCGAAGCTGATCGTGCCCGATGCCGTGCAGGGCCGCTACCGCACGCTGCGCGAGGCGGTGCTGGCCAATAATTGGCCGACGCTCGCGGAATCGCGCGGCAAGTTCCTGTTCGCGCTCGACGAAGGCGCGGCCAAGGTCGCGCTGTATCGCGGCGCGCGCAAATCGCTCGAGGGGCGCGTCTTCTTCGTCAATGCCGAGGAAAGCTCGCCGGCGGCTGCCTATCTGACGATCAACGATCCCGTGGGCGACGCCGATCGGCTCGCGCGCGCGGTGAAGGCCAATTTCCTGGTTCGTACCCGCGCCGATGCCGACACCCGCGAAGCCCGGACCAACGATACGCACCGGCGCGACGCCGCCTTGCGCAGCGGCGCGCAATACATCTCGACCGACTATCTGTGGCCCGACGCGCGTTTTGCCGGAGGCTATCGCGTGACGATGCCCGGCGGCGCCGTGGCGCTCTGCAACCCCGTTCGCCGTCCGCACGGATGCGGCGGCGCCATCACCGAACCGCCCGTTCGCTGA